Proteins from one Flammeovirgaceae bacterium genomic window:
- a CDS encoding ABC transporter permease, translating into MVRNYLLTTLRNIRKHFSYSLINIFGLGLGISISLLLALWVRHEVSYDRFHANADNIYRVSMEMSFGGQSAKHSISPTALLPALEKNFPEVITGTRVYNPASYNPFIVKRNDNFFQEGQFYFADSTFFDVLTYPLIKGNPKTALVKPNSVVLTEGMAKKYFGQEDPLGQTLLINGNKDYTVTGVTKDAPGNSYLNFDFIGSFSSLWQSREEQWWSANYQTFVLVDKNTDLAALRQKTNDLVKKALADELSNPGDYVRYNWTNIQDIHLRSDAATEMEPVGSIQYVYLFAAIAFLILLIACINYINLATARAAFRAKEVGVRKVVGASKGQLISQFIGESVVTTLCALVLAFLAAQLLLPLFNTLTGKNFGYSTLMEPAFLAYVIATAMAVALFSGAYPAFAITAFKPVNILKNNFRSSSSGIWLRKGLVVFQFCITLILTLGTLAITKQIFFIQNKNLGFDRENTIILPLDRETEKVYTTLRSEFLRSGRVAEMGRATESPVEINGGYSLGVLGSQDPPISITATSADEGFVPSLGMEVVSGRNFNENDIKNFYKDTTYAFMVNESALARLFLDKEEAIGKKVSLNGRNGEIVGVVRDFHFASLHMPIGPLAIFSGPNEYNFAFVKLNPGPLSQTLEELKSISNTVAPHRPFSYEFMDQQFEALYSAEHRMARLFAIFSTLAIVIACLGLLGLVSFSATQKTKEIGIRKVLGATAGNIVLLITNEYTKLIGMAILIAVPVSLYAINQMLGNFAYKTTIGPLSIALSVLACVCIAFCTASYQALKAAIINPTETLRNE; encoded by the coding sequence ATGGTCCGAAACTACCTCCTCACCACCCTAAGGAACATTAGGAAACACTTCAGTTATTCACTCATCAATATCTTCGGCCTCGGCCTGGGCATTTCCATCAGCCTACTGCTGGCCCTATGGGTAAGGCACGAGGTGAGCTACGATCGTTTTCATGCAAACGCGGATAACATCTACCGGGTTTCAATGGAAATGAGCTTTGGGGGACAATCCGCCAAGCATTCCATTTCCCCTACTGCCTTGCTGCCCGCCCTGGAGAAAAACTTTCCCGAGGTCATCACGGGCACCAGGGTGTACAACCCCGCTTCCTACAACCCCTTTATAGTTAAAAGAAATGACAATTTCTTTCAAGAAGGGCAATTTTACTTTGCCGACAGCACTTTTTTTGATGTGCTCACCTATCCGCTGATAAAGGGGAACCCCAAAACAGCACTGGTAAAACCCAACTCCGTAGTGCTCACGGAGGGCATGGCAAAAAAATATTTTGGGCAGGAGGACCCCCTGGGGCAAACCTTGCTCATCAACGGCAACAAAGACTATACGGTGACCGGGGTAACGAAAGACGCCCCGGGGAATTCCTACCTCAATTTTGATTTTATTGGTTCCTTCTCCTCCTTGTGGCAATCCCGTGAAGAGCAATGGTGGAGCGCCAACTATCAGACTTTCGTTTTGGTGGACAAAAATACCGACCTGGCCGCCCTCCGGCAAAAAACAAACGACCTTGTGAAAAAAGCGCTGGCCGATGAGCTCTCCAATCCGGGCGATTATGTCAGGTACAATTGGACGAACATACAGGACATCCATCTTCGCTCCGATGCGGCCACGGAAATGGAGCCCGTAGGGAGCATCCAATACGTGTACTTGTTTGCGGCCATCGCCTTCCTTATCCTTCTTATTGCGTGCATCAATTACATCAACCTGGCCACGGCCAGGGCCGCCTTCAGGGCCAAAGAGGTGGGCGTGCGAAAAGTGGTTGGCGCCTCCAAAGGACAGCTTATCTCCCAATTCATTGGCGAATCGGTGGTCACCACGCTCTGCGCCCTCGTGCTGGCCTTCCTCGCGGCACAACTGCTTTTGCCGTTGTTCAATACCCTTACGGGGAAAAACTTTGGGTACAGCACCCTTATGGAGCCTGCCTTCCTTGCGTATGTGATCGCCACTGCGATGGCCGTGGCCCTGTTTTCCGGGGCATACCCCGCCTTTGCCATTACGGCATTCAAGCCTGTGAACATTTTGAAAAACAATTTCCGAAGCTCTTCCAGCGGGATATGGCTAAGGAAGGGCCTCGTGGTTTTTCAGTTCTGCATTACCCTCATCCTTACCCTGGGCACACTGGCCATCACCAAACAAATATTTTTCATCCAAAACAAAAATTTGGGGTTTGATAGGGAAAATACTATTATTCTGCCCCTGGACAGGGAAACCGAAAAGGTGTACACTACGCTCAGGAGCGAATTCCTTAGGTCGGGGAGGGTTGCTGAAATGGGCAGGGCCACGGAATCGCCCGTGGAGATAAACGGTGGCTACAGCCTGGGCGTGCTGGGGTCGCAAGACCCGCCCATTTCCATTACGGCCACCTCTGCGGACGAAGGCTTTGTCCCCTCACTGGGCATGGAGGTGGTATCGGGCAGGAACTTTAACGAAAACGACATTAAAAATTTTTACAAGGACACCACTTATGCCTTTATGGTAAACGAATCGGCACTGGCCCGCCTGTTCCTTGACAAGGAAGAGGCCATTGGCAAAAAGGTGTCCCTCAACGGGCGCAATGGGGAGATCGTTGGCGTGGTGAGGGATTTCCATTTTGCCTCCCTCCACATGCCCATTGGGCCCCTGGCAATCTTCAGCGGGCCCAATGAATATAATTTCGCATTTGTAAAACTGAACCCCGGGCCCCTCAGCCAAACCCTTGAAGAACTGAAGTCCATTTCCAATACCGTTGCCCCGCACCGCCCTTTCAGTTACGAATTTATGGACCAGCAATTTGAGGCCCTATACAGTGCGGAACACCGCATGGCAAGGCTCTTTGCCATATTCTCCACCCTGGCCATTGTTATCGCATGCCTGGGCCTGTTGGGGCTGGTGTCGTTCTCCGCCACCCAAAAAACAAAGGAAATCGGCATAAGGAAAGTATTGGGGGCCACCGCAGGAAATATTGTGCTGCTCATTACCAATGAATATACAAAGCTGATCGGTATGGCCATTCTTATTGCCGTTCCGGTTTCCCTTTATGCCATCAATCAAATGTTGGGCAACTTTGCCTATAAAACCACTATTGGGCCCCTTTCCATCGCCTTGTCGGTTTTGGCGTGCGTGTGCATTGCTTTCTGCACGGCCAGTTACCAGGCACTGAAAGCAGCCATCATCAACCCCACCGAGACGCTTCGGAATGAATAG
- a CDS encoding sigma-70 family RNA polymerase sigma factor, with product MSEEEIRQEETIIAKAKGNPAAFASLYEKYFDRIYYYLYRHTDDEELAGDLCSQTFVNALNNLKRYEFRGVPFSAWLYKIASNELRKHYRKTKGKKILSLEEVRIKELVEQSDEVWDESQINKLVDFMKDLPEDMLQVLELRYYEERDFKEIAYILDITESGAKMRTYRALDKLRKKFKIKIKYDG from the coding sequence ATGTCGGAAGAAGAGATACGGCAGGAAGAAACGATTATCGCCAAAGCCAAGGGCAACCCGGCAGCCTTTGCTTCCTTGTACGAAAAATATTTTGACAGGATATACTATTACCTCTATCGCCATACGGACGATGAGGAACTGGCGGGGGACTTGTGCTCGCAAACCTTTGTAAATGCACTGAACAACTTAAAGAGGTATGAATTCAGGGGCGTGCCCTTCTCCGCCTGGCTTTACAAAATTGCAAGCAATGAGCTCCGAAAACATTATCGAAAAACAAAAGGAAAAAAAATCCTTAGCCTTGAGGAGGTGCGGATCAAAGAACTCGTGGAGCAGTCGGACGAGGTATGGGACGAAAGCCAAATCAATAAACTGGTGGATTTTATGAAGGACCTGCCCGAGGACATGCTGCAAGTGCTCGAACTGCGGTATTACGAAGAAAGGGACTTTAAGGAAATTGCCTACATACTCGATATTACGGAAAGTGGGGCAAAAATGAGGACCTACCGGGCACTGGACAAACTTAGGAAGAAATTTAAGATCAAGATCAAGTACGATGGGTAG
- a CDS encoding sulfatase-like hydrolase/transferase produces MKTRTVTVFLLVLLATAHAQTTKTQNVIIVTLDGYRWQELFTGADPVLVKNEKYVRGLESLLRQFWDDDPIKRRKALMPFFWSVIAREGQLYGNRAFGNHVGCTNGMWFSYPGYNEILTGHADDDRITSNAKVNNPNVTVLESVNRLPGFQGKVAAFGSWDVFPFIINEERSGVPVNAGFETAAGAGLSATEVFLNGLQKEIPSPWDEVRLDAFTHHYAMEYIKRKQPRLVYIAYGETDDFAHDGNYGAYLKAAHRTDGFIRQLWEWLQSDDHYKDKTTLVITTDHGRGALDAWRGHGREVKGSGEVWFAVLGPDTTGKGEVKTPGQYYQNQMAATVAALLEVGFAGAAKAGKPVKGAVDR; encoded by the coding sequence ATGAAAACGCGGACCGTGACTGTGTTCCTTCTTGTCTTGTTGGCCACTGCACATGCGCAGACCACCAAAACGCAAAATGTAATTATTGTTACCCTGGATGGGTACAGGTGGCAGGAACTGTTTACCGGGGCGGACCCCGTGCTTGTCAAAAATGAAAAGTACGTACGCGGCCTGGAAAGTTTGCTTCGGCAGTTCTGGGATGACGACCCCATAAAAAGGAGGAAAGCTTTGATGCCATTTTTCTGGTCTGTCATCGCGCGGGAGGGCCAATTGTACGGAAACCGTGCGTTTGGCAACCACGTGGGTTGCACCAACGGCATGTGGTTCTCCTACCCCGGGTACAATGAAATTTTAACGGGACATGCAGACGATGACAGGATAACAAGCAATGCCAAGGTTAACAACCCCAATGTCACTGTGCTGGAGTCCGTCAACCGGCTACCTGGGTTTCAGGGGAAGGTGGCGGCCTTTGGCTCATGGGACGTGTTTCCGTTTATCATCAATGAAGAGCGGAGCGGGGTCCCGGTAAATGCAGGCTTTGAAACTGCGGCAGGCGCTGGCCTCTCTGCCACGGAGGTTTTTTTGAATGGGCTGCAAAAGGAAATCCCAAGCCCGTGGGACGAAGTAAGGCTGGACGCCTTTACCCACCACTATGCCATGGAGTACATTAAGAGAAAGCAGCCCCGGCTGGTGTACATTGCCTATGGGGAAACCGATGACTTTGCCCATGATGGAAACTACGGTGCATATTTGAAGGCTGCCCACCGTACAGACGGGTTTATCCGGCAACTTTGGGAATGGCTGCAGTCCGATGACCATTATAAGGACAAGACCACCCTTGTCATTACCACTGACCATGGAAGGGGTGCGCTTGATGCCTGGAGGGGGCATGGACGGGAGGTGAAAGGTTCGGGCGAGGTCTGGTTTGCCGTGCTGGGCCCGGATACCACGGGAAAAGGGGAAGTAAAAACCCCAGGCCAATATTATCAAAACCAAATGGCTGCTACAGTTGCCGCGTTGCTCGAGGTGGGGTTTGCCGGTGCAGCCAAAGCAGGGAAGCCTGTGAAGGGAGCGGTGGATAGGTAA